The bacterium genomic interval AGTTATCGCTTACTATAAGCACCTGCGGAGCCTCAGGGACACCTATTACAGAGAAATTAGCTTCGCTTTCTGGTATACCGCGACTGGAATAAAGAATCAACCCACTTGCCCCCTGAAGCGCAAACCACGAGCCAACTATTATCGCTATTATGGATGCTGCAATAACAAAGCCTCTCTTCCCCGCCACGACGCCAAAGAACGCAAAAGGAACTATGAAAACATTAGTCCCTATTAAGAAGCCCATAAAAAGCATCACACCACCAAGCGCACCGCCTATGCTGGCAGCTCGGGCTATAGCAAGCATAAACGGCGGACAAAGCTCAAGTCCAGTAAGCACACCGACGACGAAAGGTCGAGCGATATACTTGCTCAAAAAACCTTTGAAGTGAATGGCTGGAGTAGCCTCTTTTCTTATTCCGATGTAAATGAGTATTAACCCCAAAACAAGAAATGCCACAGACGATATTAAACTCCTCGTATTTTGCGGAATCATTCCTCCAAGTGAACCTGCCGCTGCACCTACCGCGCCGTACGCAAGAGCTCTTCCAGTGAAAAGCTCGAGAAAAATTTTGAGCGAGGAGCGAAGCCCCCTATCAGCGCGAAGAACAAAAGGAAGAATAACAGGACCACATGTTACGGCACATGTAACCCCGAGCGAAAGCCCCAGAAGCAAACCCTCTATAAAATACCTTACGAGCATTTGCCGAAATTTGACTTGCAAAAATCATTTAGTCAAGGTTATTATTATGACAAATTTTAAGCAGCGAAATGTATGAGTTCATCCACGGAAAACTGATAAGCAAAAGCCCGACCTCAGCCGTTATTGACTGCAATGGGGTAGGCTATCACATTCTTATAAGCGTCTGGACATTCGACCTTCTGCCAGAGATAGGCGAGCAAGCAAAACTTTTCGTTCACCTCGTTCATCGTGAGGACGGCATGGAACTTTACGGCTTCGCTCAGAAAGAGGAAAGGCAAATGTTCAGGAAACTAATCGGAGTGTCAAAAATAGGACCAAAACTTGCTATGGCAATGCTCTCCCGAACGAGACATGACGAACTGGCAGAATACATCGAGCTCGGCGATGTAGAATCACTCGAAAAGTTGCCGCGGATAGGCAGGAAAACAGCAGAACGGATAGTGATAGAGTTAAAAGGCAAGATAAAAATACCATCAAAAGAGCGCATACTACCCCAGAGAGCGACAGAAGCTATTGAGGCACTCGAGGCACTGGGTTTCACGAAAAAGGAAGCAGCAAAACGCGTCGAGAACGCGCTCAAGAAAAATCCCGATGCGGAACTCGAAGAGCTAATAAAAAAAGCTTTGGGGAGCAAATGATGAATTACAAAAACCTTGCGCCAAAAATTTTACGCCTTAGGCTTTTGATATTCGATGTCGATGGAGTGTTAACTGATGGA includes:
- a CDS encoding sulfite exporter TauE/SafE family protein, translated to MLVRYFIEGLLLGLSLGVTCAVTCGPVILPFVLRADRGLRSSLKIFLELFTGRALAYGAVGAAAGSLGGMIPQNTRSLISSVAFLVLGLILIYIGIRKEATPAIHFKGFLSKYIARPFVVGVLTGLELCPPFMLAIARAASIGGALGGVMLFMGFLIGTNVFIVPFAFFGVVAGKRGFVIAASIIAIIVGSWFALQGASGLILYSSRGIPESEANFSVIGVPEAPQVLIVSDNSWGDTLFNLIKPATVGTVLVADPVNAKEIANKIDTMGIVIWISDSQVPKEIVKRLGVVVARNCKDKKTLLLLNDFMTTYYFKRRFGKGFKLEWKGR
- the ruvA gene encoding Holliday junction branch migration protein RuvA, which codes for MYEFIHGKLISKSPTSAVIDCNGVGYHILISVWTFDLLPEIGEQAKLFVHLVHREDGMELYGFAQKEERQMFRKLIGVSKIGPKLAMAMLSRTRHDELAEYIELGDVESLEKLPRIGRKTAERIVIELKGKIKIPSKERILPQRATEAIEALEALGFTKKEAAKRVENALKKNPDAELEELIKKALGSK